From Fundulus heteroclitus isolate FHET01 chromosome 5, MU-UCD_Fhet_4.1, whole genome shotgun sequence, a single genomic window includes:
- the dkk2 gene encoding dickkopf-related protein 2 isoform X1, whose translation MLVSVWSRCCVVLFLAASVRTEASQVSEARPKANSIRPSSLEETPTPAANRSAPVARKHRIHPQQVYPCSNDKECSVGSYCHSPQQAPSRCLSCRRKKKRCHRDAMCCPGNRCSNYICVSISESVLSPHISAIDNPNVLNAKDQTWRKKGRGQAKPVPKGHEGDPCLRSSDCSEGYCCARHFWTKICKPVLRQGEVCTKQRKKGSHGLEIFQRCDCAKGLSCKVWKDATSSSKSRLHMCQKI comes from the exons ATGCTCGTCTCAGTTTGGAGTAGATGCTGCGTTGTGCTCTTTCTCGCCGCTTCTGTGAGGACGGAGGCATCCCAGGTGTCGGAGGCGCGTCCGAAAGCGAACTCCATCAGGCCCTCTTCCCTGGAGGAGACGCCGACCCCGGCGGCGAACCGTTCCGCCCCGGTGGCCAGGAAGCACCGCATCCATCCGCAG CAGGTGTATCCGTGCAGTAATGACAAGGAGTGCAGTGTTGGCAGCTACTGCCACAGCCCCCAGCAGGCGCCGTCTCGCTGCCTGTCCTGCCGCAGGAAGAAGAAGCGCTGTCACCGAGATGCCATGTGCTGCCCCGGGAACCGCTGCAGCAACT ATATATGTGTCTCCATCTCCGAGAGTGTGCTGTCACCTCACATCTCTGCAATAGATAATCCCAACGTGCTGAACGCCAAAGACCAAACCTGGAGGAAGAAAGGCCGGGGCCAGGCTAAGCCTGTGCCAAAGG GTCACGAGGGGGATCCTTGCTTACGCTCGTCCGACTGCTCGGAGGGCTACTGCTGCGCGCGTCACTTCTGGACCAAGATCTGCAAGCCGGTGCTGCGGCAGGGCGAGGTGTGCACCAAGCAGAGGAAGAAAGGCTCTCACGGCTTGGAGATCTTCCAGCGCTGCGACTGCGCCAAGGGCCTCTCCTGCAAGGTGTGGAAAGATGCCACCTCCTCGTCCAAGTCCCGGCTCCACATGTGCCAGAAGATCTGA
- the dkk2 gene encoding dickkopf-related protein 2 isoform X2, with the protein MLVSVWSRCCVVLFLAASVRTEASQVSEARPKANSIRPSSLEETPTPAANRSAPVARKHRIHPQVYPCSNDKECSVGSYCHSPQQAPSRCLSCRRKKKRCHRDAMCCPGNRCSNYICVSISESVLSPHISAIDNPNVLNAKDQTWRKKGRGQAKPVPKGHEGDPCLRSSDCSEGYCCARHFWTKICKPVLRQGEVCTKQRKKGSHGLEIFQRCDCAKGLSCKVWKDATSSSKSRLHMCQKI; encoded by the exons ATGCTCGTCTCAGTTTGGAGTAGATGCTGCGTTGTGCTCTTTCTCGCCGCTTCTGTGAGGACGGAGGCATCCCAGGTGTCGGAGGCGCGTCCGAAAGCGAACTCCATCAGGCCCTCTTCCCTGGAGGAGACGCCGACCCCGGCGGCGAACCGTTCCGCCCCGGTGGCCAGGAAGCACCGCATCCATCCGCAG GTGTATCCGTGCAGTAATGACAAGGAGTGCAGTGTTGGCAGCTACTGCCACAGCCCCCAGCAGGCGCCGTCTCGCTGCCTGTCCTGCCGCAGGAAGAAGAAGCGCTGTCACCGAGATGCCATGTGCTGCCCCGGGAACCGCTGCAGCAACT ATATATGTGTCTCCATCTCCGAGAGTGTGCTGTCACCTCACATCTCTGCAATAGATAATCCCAACGTGCTGAACGCCAAAGACCAAACCTGGAGGAAGAAAGGCCGGGGCCAGGCTAAGCCTGTGCCAAAGG GTCACGAGGGGGATCCTTGCTTACGCTCGTCCGACTGCTCGGAGGGCTACTGCTGCGCGCGTCACTTCTGGACCAAGATCTGCAAGCCGGTGCTGCGGCAGGGCGAGGTGTGCACCAAGCAGAGGAAGAAAGGCTCTCACGGCTTGGAGATCTTCCAGCGCTGCGACTGCGCCAAGGGCCTCTCCTGCAAGGTGTGGAAAGATGCCACCTCCTCGTCCAAGTCCCGGCTCCACATGTGCCAGAAGATCTGA